One window of the Xenopus tropicalis strain Nigerian chromosome 10, UCB_Xtro_10.0, whole genome shotgun sequence genome contains the following:
- the LOC100488256 gene encoding insulin-like growth factor-binding protein complex acid labile subunit gives MLELLPLLLIIVPSYSNIVQNCPNFCLCYESSNLVECRNQNLLSVPHHLSHSTWMLDLRHNNLSRLDPASFQALWSLRILLLSDNRIEKVSPRSFRSLGFLERLDLSYNQLSSLPFDFSRGLGSLRELRVPSNRLTVLSYESLRHLESLEKLDLSKNFLASVEQGAFRGLSRLRHLHLQSNLLYAIRGGYFFMLQNLELLDLSDNNISSIAVESFTSLHSLRLLALSDNQLSHLKFKTFINIQTPSTHMQVSGNPWVCDCDLQRVFGKINSVRHLHIDDYENLTCAGPPQLLGAALDSVDSQLCVAETATVLVITITVLVTVIAAIVMAERNRKKNQDKNWNELDGPFETQDK, from the coding sequence ATGCTGGAATTGCTTCCCCTCTTGCTGATAATCGTACCTTCCTATTCTAACATAGTTCAGAACTGCCCTAACTTCTGCCTTTGCTATGAGTCTTCCAACCTTGTGGAATGCCGGAATCAGAACCTCCTCAGTGTTCCACACCATCTGTCACACAGCACGTGGATGTTGGATCTAAGACATAATAACCTCAGCAGATTGGATCCTGCGTCCTTCCAAGCTTTGTGGTCACTCCGTATCCTCCTCCTTTCAGACAACAGGATTGAGAAGGTGTCCCCTAGATCTTTCCGCTCTCTTGGCTTCCTTGAACGCCTGGACCTCTCCTATAACCAGCTTTCCAGCCTGCCCTTTGACTTCTCCAGGGGCTTAGGTTCCTTGAGAGAGCTGAGGGTACCTTCCAACCGACTGACAGTCTTGAGCTATGAAAGCCTTCGCCATTTAGAAAGTCTGGAGAAGTTGGATTTAAGCAAAAACTTCTTGGCTTCTGTAGAGCAAGGAGCTTTCCGTGGACTGTCCAGGCTTCGTCACCTCCACCTTCAATCTAACCTTCTTTATGCAATAAGAGGTGGTTACTTTTTCATGCTTCAGAATCTTGAGCTATTAGACTTGTCAGACAACAATATCAGCAGCATAGCAGTGGAATCCTTCACTTCTCTGCACTCACTTAGACTCCTTGCTCTCTCTGATAACCAGCTCAGTCACCTTAAATTTAAAACCTTCATTAATATACAGACCCCAAGCACTCACATGCAGGTATCTGGCAATCCCTGGGTGTGTGACTGTGACCTACAGAGAGTATTTGGCAAGATCAACAGTGTTAGACACCTGCACATAGATGACTATGAAAATCTAACTTGTGCTGGTCCTCCACAGCTCTTGGGAGCAGCTCTAGACTCAGTGGACAGCCAACTGTGTGTGGCTGAGACAGCCACCGTCTTGGTGATTACTATCACCGTTCTCGTAACTGTGATTGCTGCTATTGTCATGGCTGAGAGGAATCGGAAGAAGAACCAGGACAAGAACTGGAATGAACTAGATGGACCCTTCGAAACCCAGGACAAGTGA